One Rubripirellula reticaptiva genomic region harbors:
- a CDS encoding cysteine desulfurase family protein: MIYLDFNRTTPIAPSVLEAMKPYWLTHFMLPGQDHAHAQAVGEALENAREGVAFLAGCEPFEIVFTSGGTEANNLAVLGTLARQDPGHILVSSLEHDSVIGAATSLVSQGWEIETIACQTDGTIDPELVARLIRPTTRMVCLQLANPVLGTIQPVREVADLCHNRGVPIHCDATQAFGKMPVDITSLRADTMSISGHKFYGPKGSGALFVRRGLHLSPIGFGEPREMGLRPGSENIPGCIGLGAAATLAAKCAGDVEIGISDLRDHFANSLISTLDGRARILCEDSPRLANTLAVEMPGDAKRIQRTARQLAVATAQSDAPPDETTRALRAIGMTSAQVGRTLRISMGWTTSREQVDRAIELLADACDGIVAA; the protein is encoded by the coding sequence GTGATCTACCTCGATTTCAATCGAACGACGCCTATTGCCCCTTCGGTGCTGGAGGCGATGAAGCCTTATTGGCTGACCCATTTCATGCTGCCCGGTCAAGACCATGCCCATGCTCAAGCGGTCGGCGAGGCGCTCGAAAATGCTCGCGAAGGCGTGGCATTTTTGGCGGGCTGCGAACCGTTCGAAATCGTGTTCACCAGCGGGGGCACCGAGGCGAATAACCTGGCGGTCCTGGGCACCCTGGCTCGACAAGATCCTGGGCACATTCTGGTCAGCTCGCTTGAGCACGATTCGGTGATTGGGGCAGCCACCAGCTTGGTGAGCCAGGGCTGGGAGATCGAAACCATTGCCTGCCAAACGGACGGGACCATTGATCCTGAATTGGTCGCTCGGCTCATTCGGCCCACAACTCGAATGGTCTGCCTGCAACTGGCCAATCCGGTCCTGGGAACCATCCAACCTGTCCGCGAAGTAGCCGACCTCTGCCACAACCGGGGGGTGCCAATTCACTGCGACGCAACCCAGGCATTCGGCAAGATGCCCGTTGACATCACGTCGCTACGAGCCGACACGATGTCGATCAGCGGCCACAAGTTCTATGGCCCCAAAGGCAGCGGCGCCCTGTTCGTTCGCCGCGGATTGCACCTATCCCCGATCGGATTCGGCGAACCCCGCGAAATGGGGCTCCGCCCCGGATCGGAAAACATCCCCGGATGCATCGGATTAGGCGCCGCAGCGACGCTGGCGGCCAAGTGCGCGGGCGACGTTGAGATCGGCATCAGCGACCTGCGAGACCATTTCGCTAACAGCCTGATCTCGACCCTTGATGGACGAGCAAGAATCCTGTGCGAAGACAGCCCGAGACTGGCAAACACGCTGGCCGTCGAGATGCCTGGCGACGCCAAACGGATCCAACGAACCGCTCGGCAACTGGCCGTTGCAACGGCCCAGTCGGACGCTCCGCCAGACGAGACGACCCGAGCGTTGCGAGCCATCGGGATGACCAGCGCCCAAGTCGGCCGGACACTGCGAATCTCCATGGGCTGGACTACCAGCCGCGAGCAAGTCGACCGAGCCATCGAACTGCTAGCCGATGCCTGCGACGGCATTGTCGCCGCCTGA
- a CDS encoding serine/threonine protein kinase, giving the protein MANPTERAIFLQAIDEDDLDDRVAYLDSACGDDRELRASVEALLLAHQQPAALLDHPIGGDRSRPSMPVDIGQETVQHIGMQIGPYKLMEQIGEGGFGLVFVAEQSQPVRRRVAFKIVKPGLGSKEVIARFEAERQAVAMMNHPNIAQVFDAGVTTDHRPYFAMELVRGLAITDFCDKQQMNVRERLSLMVDVCSAVHHAHQKGVIHRDIKPSNVMVTLHDGKPVAKVIDFGVAKAIGEKLTEKTIYTRFYAMIGTPLYMSPEQAEMSGLDIDTRSDIYSLGVLLYEVLAGTTPFDRGRMDSVGYDELRRIIRDEEPPRPSTRLSTLDHALSTVADSRRVDPGRLASTLRGDLDWIVMKSLEKDRSRRYDSAASLADDIRRYLGGESIIARPPSAVYQFQKFARRHRVAIATAALVGLSMVLGTAASLWQMSEAIKERNGKDAALREAMSAKVEAIAAKHEVERFAENLTEANVLVASGQTHADAGRWDEASRDYNAAVAIQSTYFLPRVQRAQLYARIRLWPEAASDYEIALDAGASTSQPQWWGVPSLFLYTGHDDAFTRVANQYRKQLAQEQQTDDPKWLTLRGLVVSDLADQSVDYWALSELAQGWLALPPPGPPPGFDAPPGRGPGGPPPDRTLDGRPRESLPREMCEYIAALAYLRAEKYDAAIDLLIRLQSDPRWPAKYVVQAPLALAHHYAGDRQQAEHALDLSRQWIGDVLDEILELPQQPAATPWFDLVEALQVHDEASRVIRGAPSSLGPKIDQIREVSLGLIAGPSDGQPN; this is encoded by the coding sequence ATGGCCAACCCAACCGAACGAGCGATTTTTCTGCAGGCGATTGACGAGGATGATCTCGACGATCGGGTTGCCTATTTGGATTCGGCCTGTGGCGACGACCGCGAGCTGCGGGCATCCGTCGAGGCGTTGTTGCTTGCGCACCAGCAGCCCGCCGCGTTGCTTGATCATCCCATCGGTGGCGATCGATCGCGGCCGTCGATGCCGGTCGACATTGGTCAAGAAACGGTCCAGCACATTGGCATGCAAATTGGCCCTTACAAGTTGATGGAGCAAATCGGCGAAGGCGGATTTGGCCTCGTCTTTGTGGCCGAACAATCACAGCCAGTTCGCCGCCGTGTCGCGTTCAAGATTGTGAAGCCCGGCCTTGGGTCAAAAGAAGTGATCGCCCGATTCGAGGCCGAACGCCAAGCCGTTGCGATGATGAATCATCCCAACATCGCGCAGGTCTTTGATGCCGGTGTCACAACCGACCATCGACCGTACTTTGCGATGGAGCTTGTCCGCGGCTTGGCGATCACAGATTTCTGTGACAAGCAGCAGATGAATGTCCGCGAGCGTTTGAGTTTAATGGTCGACGTTTGTTCGGCTGTTCATCATGCCCATCAAAAAGGCGTGATCCACCGCGACATCAAGCCGTCCAACGTCATGGTCACGCTACACGACGGCAAGCCGGTTGCGAAAGTGATCGACTTTGGCGTCGCCAAAGCGATCGGCGAAAAGTTAACCGAAAAAACGATCTACACGCGTTTCTACGCGATGATCGGCACACCGCTGTACATGAGCCCCGAGCAGGCTGAGATGAGCGGACTGGACATCGACACTCGCAGCGACATTTATTCGCTTGGTGTGCTGTTGTACGAAGTGCTCGCCGGAACCACGCCGTTTGATCGCGGTCGGATGGATTCGGTTGGTTATGACGAACTGCGCCGGATCATTCGCGACGAAGAACCGCCGCGGCCCAGCACTCGGCTTTCGACGCTCGACCATGCACTTTCCACCGTTGCTGACTCGCGCCGTGTCGACCCGGGGCGACTCGCGTCGACGCTGCGCGGTGATCTGGACTGGATCGTGATGAAGTCGCTCGAAAAAGATCGTTCGCGGCGCTACGACTCGGCTGCCTCGTTGGCTGACGACATACGTCGTTACCTCGGTGGCGAATCGATCATCGCGCGTCCGCCCAGCGCGGTTTATCAGTTCCAGAAATTCGCTCGTCGTCATCGCGTGGCGATCGCCACCGCGGCGCTTGTCGGGTTGTCGATGGTGCTGGGGACGGCGGCCAGTTTGTGGCAGATGTCCGAGGCGATCAAAGAGCGAAACGGCAAGGACGCGGCACTGCGTGAAGCGATGAGTGCGAAGGTCGAAGCGATTGCGGCCAAGCACGAGGTCGAACGGTTTGCCGAGAACTTGACGGAGGCCAATGTGTTGGTCGCCAGCGGTCAGACTCACGCCGACGCCGGGCGCTGGGACGAAGCATCGCGAGACTACAACGCCGCCGTTGCGATTCAGTCGACGTATTTTCTGCCGCGTGTTCAACGGGCACAACTCTACGCACGCATTCGTCTGTGGCCAGAAGCCGCCAGCGACTACGAGATTGCCCTCGACGCGGGCGCTTCGACTTCGCAGCCACAGTGGTGGGGCGTACCATCACTGTTTCTGTACACCGGGCACGACGATGCGTTCACGCGAGTCGCTAACCAGTATCGAAAACAGTTAGCGCAAGAACAACAAACCGATGACCCCAAGTGGTTGACGCTGCGTGGTTTGGTCGTCAGCGATCTGGCTGACCAGTCGGTGGACTATTGGGCGCTTTCGGAATTGGCGCAAGGCTGGTTGGCGTTACCGCCGCCCGGCCCGCCTCCTGGTTTTGATGCGCCGCCCGGTCGAGGCCCGGGTGGACCGCCGCCTGACCGCACGCTCGATGGACGGCCGCGCGAGAGTTTGCCGCGTGAGATGTGCGAGTACATCGCTGCGCTGGCCTATTTGCGAGCCGAAAAATACGATGCCGCAATCGACTTGCTGATTCGCCTGCAAAGTGATCCTCGTTGGCCTGCCAAATACGTAGTTCAGGCTCCACTTGCGCTGGCTCATCATTACGCTGGCGACCGGCAACAGGCGGAGCATGCGCTCGATCTATCTCGCCAGTGGATCGGTGACGTGCTCGACGAGATTCTCGAACTGCCCCAACAGCCGGCTGCGACGCCATGGTTCGATCTGGTCGAGGCATTGCAGGTCCATGACGAAGCATCGCGTGTCATCCGCGGCGCTCCATCATCGTTGGGGCCAAAGATTGACCAGATCCGTGAAGTGTCGCTTGGGCTGATCGCGGGCCCGAGTGACGGACAGCCGAACTAG
- a CDS encoding PP2C family protein-serine/threonine phosphatase, with translation MTKTLPNYLKVHRGPDQPNDRPSKAGLPPAASLDATEQFWNDFSCTTGWRLDRRAKRRGQPTQVLPSVSDVDMGSVLENRTHLEAIIDPAGHGVSAPHTPAAAHASAAQAHQDQDQSYGHGQANAPELLLGLGKIDATRLADSARRITDELEESREALRRQSMELAARASLIASDEETTRLADRIESLMSDAAMACGCDAAVLYLLDDDTEYLLPRAAFGMSPGTLSKPPRPLRGSRGDLEAMVRDVVTIDDFAAGSIDTWNAPEDFAAGICVVIKSAGVPIGTLWLFANEVIEFGKSEAAAARLVAAGIALELATASARRDHSSQKEENTVIREVAAWQHQSMPVGAMLAERWRVDGMIESPADWAAGWHTWDVLPDGTMMLAIAEAVDRSIAGAMHATVARAALASHTGYRHSPAQLLGRVGDTLWHTSTGEQLMSLLYAHVDPETGEGEVASAGNITAMIGSGYGYRPLVDGRGEPLNSHIDARPVTRTFRMLEGETFLAYTAGMFKDEAGQRALGEQLRRAMKSKDMNPLASIRRDMAGKSLDQERGAVSLLRW, from the coding sequence GTGACTAAGACGCTCCCCAACTATTTGAAAGTCCACCGCGGACCTGACCAACCAAACGACCGGCCATCCAAAGCGGGCCTCCCTCCCGCTGCCTCCCTGGATGCGACCGAACAGTTTTGGAATGATTTTTCCTGCACCACTGGATGGCGGCTGGATCGACGAGCCAAGCGTCGAGGACAGCCAACGCAGGTTCTTCCATCGGTCAGTGATGTTGATATGGGGAGCGTCTTAGAAAATAGGACGCACTTAGAAGCGATCATCGATCCGGCCGGTCACGGCGTCTCGGCACCTCACACACCCGCCGCCGCCCATGCATCCGCGGCACAGGCCCATCAAGACCAAGACCAAAGCTACGGTCATGGTCAAGCCAATGCACCGGAGCTGTTGCTTGGGCTTGGTAAAATCGACGCGACTCGATTGGCCGATTCCGCTCGCCGGATCACCGACGAACTTGAAGAGTCTCGCGAAGCGCTGCGTCGCCAATCGATGGAGCTTGCCGCTCGGGCATCCTTGATCGCTAGCGACGAAGAAACGACTCGCTTGGCTGACCGTATCGAGTCGCTGATGTCGGACGCGGCGATGGCATGTGGATGTGATGCCGCGGTGCTGTACTTGCTGGACGACGACACCGAATACTTGTTGCCGCGTGCCGCGTTTGGCATGTCTCCCGGCACGTTGTCCAAGCCACCCCGTCCACTGCGTGGCAGTCGCGGCGATTTGGAAGCCATGGTTCGTGACGTGGTCACGATCGATGACTTCGCAGCCGGTTCGATCGATACATGGAATGCACCGGAGGATTTTGCGGCCGGAATTTGCGTCGTGATCAAGTCGGCCGGCGTGCCGATTGGGACACTATGGCTATTCGCAAACGAAGTCATCGAGTTTGGAAAATCCGAAGCCGCAGCCGCTCGGTTGGTCGCTGCGGGAATCGCACTGGAACTTGCCACGGCATCGGCTCGGCGTGATCACTCCAGCCAAAAAGAAGAGAACACTGTCATTCGTGAAGTTGCGGCATGGCAGCATCAGTCGATGCCCGTTGGCGCCATGTTGGCCGAGCGATGGCGTGTTGACGGGATGATCGAATCGCCTGCCGATTGGGCGGCCGGTTGGCACACGTGGGACGTCTTGCCCGATGGAACGATGATGTTGGCGATCGCCGAAGCAGTCGATCGATCCATCGCCGGTGCGATGCACGCCACCGTGGCTCGCGCGGCGCTGGCGTCGCACACGGGTTACCGGCACTCGCCGGCGCAGTTGCTGGGCCGTGTTGGCGACACGCTCTGGCACACCAGTACGGGCGAGCAGTTGATGTCACTGCTGTATGCTCACGTGGACCCCGAAACGGGAGAAGGCGAAGTCGCGTCGGCAGGCAATATCACGGCGATGATCGGCAGCGGTTACGGTTACCGACCGCTGGTCGATGGACGCGGCGAACCACTGAACAGTCACATTGATGCTCGGCCAGTCACCCGGACCTTCCGGATGCTCGAGGGCGAAACGTTCTTGGCTTACACGGCCGGGATGTTCAAAGACGAAGCCGGCCAACGGGCGCTCGGCGAACAACTTCGCCGAGCCATGAAATCGAAGGACATGAATCCGCTGGCTTCGATCCGCCGCGACATGGCTGGCAAGTCGCTAGATCAGGAACGTGGCGCGGTGTCGCTACTGAGATGGTAA
- a CDS encoding peptide chain release factor 1, whose amino-acid sequence MASFNHSTSNPFAGDQAQNTSPSRLTSPASITSHVETLANRVASAATSDPGLSAELQARAGEVMKAAEAQFALSGSWVAFYREMLGTEGLVQRTFPTTTEFAQFQKSKQFAELQEMVAALRSHESSKGDTNEPEKMITIRLPKSLHDALTQESNELNLSINKLCISKLLQRIESRFVPVQQGRRRGRKPGPQGPRKKTSPEQTSDN is encoded by the coding sequence ATGGCATCTTTCAATCACTCGACCAGCAACCCGTTCGCTGGTGATCAAGCCCAGAACACCAGCCCGTCTCGTCTGACATCGCCCGCTTCGATAACTAGCCATGTCGAGACACTGGCAAATCGAGTCGCGTCGGCAGCGACATCAGACCCTGGGCTCAGTGCTGAACTGCAAGCACGAGCCGGTGAAGTCATGAAAGCGGCCGAGGCACAATTCGCCCTATCGGGAAGCTGGGTTGCCTTCTATCGCGAAATGCTTGGCACCGAGGGCCTGGTCCAAAGAACCTTCCCAACGACAACCGAATTCGCTCAGTTCCAAAAAAGCAAACAGTTCGCTGAACTGCAAGAAATGGTCGCCGCTCTCCGCAGCCACGAATCGTCCAAGGGAGACACGAACGAACCCGAAAAGATGATCACGATTCGCTTGCCAAAGAGCCTGCATGACGCGCTGACCCAAGAGTCAAATGAACTCAATCTCAGCATCAACAAACTCTGCATCAGCAAGCTACTGCAACGCATCGAAAGCCGATTTGTCCCAGTCCAGCAAGGGCGTCGAAGAGGCCGTAAGCCTGGCCCCCAAGGCCCCCGCAAGAAAACATCGCCAGAGCAAACTTCCGACAACTGA
- a CDS encoding outer membrane protein assembly factor BamB family protein, producing MHRYVLASLCLVLLASQSHASDWPEFLGLGGAARSSDVVPTTWDETNNLAWKVDLPGSGSSSPIIVGDKVVVTCYVAGKDAGGNAAKRQVLCFDKNTGDQLWSIDFPIDYREDGYQGYITEHGYASNTPVTDGENVYVFLGKGGVHSISLDGKTNWSVDVGKGSSNRQWGSAASLVLFNNSVIVNAAEESKSIISLDKATGKEIWRQEADMIELTYGTPRIVKLDNGSEELVISVPGEIWSLNPVTGKLLWFAESPMTGNVSPSVIVDGETIYSFGGYRASGSIAVKAGGKDDVTDSQVVWTNRSSSYVATPLLVDGRFYWIDDRGIAYCTSAKDGEVVYRERVDNLQNGRPVYASPVLIGKHIYVVTRRSGTFVYEPTDTFKPLAQNVLAGDETDFNGSPAVSDGKLYIRSDQSLYCIGK from the coding sequence ATGCATCGTTACGTTCTCGCATCGCTTTGTCTCGTCTTGCTAGCCAGTCAATCGCACGCAAGTGATTGGCCTGAATTCTTGGGGCTAGGCGGCGCCGCTCGCTCGTCCGACGTGGTGCCTACGACCTGGGATGAGACGAACAACTTGGCTTGGAAAGTCGATTTGCCGGGCAGTGGTTCGTCCAGCCCTATCATCGTCGGTGACAAGGTTGTTGTGACCTGCTACGTCGCTGGCAAAGACGCCGGTGGCAATGCAGCCAAGCGACAAGTGCTGTGCTTCGACAAGAATACTGGCGATCAGTTATGGTCGATCGACTTTCCGATCGACTATCGCGAAGACGGGTATCAGGGCTACATCACCGAACACGGTTACGCCAGCAACACGCCGGTGACCGATGGTGAAAACGTCTATGTCTTTCTTGGCAAGGGCGGCGTGCATTCGATCAGCTTGGATGGGAAAACGAACTGGAGCGTCGATGTCGGCAAGGGTTCCAGCAATCGGCAATGGGGTTCAGCCGCAAGTTTGGTGTTGTTCAACAACAGCGTCATTGTCAACGCGGCCGAAGAATCGAAGTCGATCATTTCGCTTGACAAAGCAACCGGCAAAGAAATCTGGCGTCAAGAAGCCGACATGATTGAATTGACTTACGGCACACCGCGGATCGTCAAACTGGACAACGGCAGCGAAGAACTTGTGATCAGCGTGCCTGGCGAAATTTGGTCATTGAATCCCGTCACGGGAAAGCTGCTTTGGTTCGCCGAGTCACCGATGACCGGGAACGTATCGCCGTCGGTCATCGTCGATGGCGAAACGATTTATAGCTTCGGCGGTTATCGTGCATCCGGCAGCATCGCGGTCAAAGCCGGTGGCAAGGATGACGTCACGGATTCGCAAGTCGTGTGGACGAACCGGTCCAGTTCTTACGTGGCCACGCCGTTGCTTGTGGACGGTCGTTTCTATTGGATCGACGATCGCGGAATCGCGTACTGTACGTCGGCAAAAGATGGCGAAGTCGTCTATCGCGAGCGAGTCGATAACTTGCAAAACGGTCGTCCGGTCTATGCGTCGCCGGTCCTGATTGGCAAACACATTTACGTGGTCACACGTCGCAGCGGCACGTTTGTTTACGAGCCGACGGATACGTTCAAGCCGCTTGCGCAGAACGTGCTGGCCGGCGATGAAACCGACTTCAACGGATCGCCAGCGGTTTCGGATGGCAAGCTGTACATCCGCAGCGATCAATCGCTGTATTGCATTGGCAAATAG
- a CDS encoding YHYH protein encodes MKKSLCFAVPVVLGSFAYLVAQQPPPPRMHHVEQKGTLRPLPATELPSEPSQVTITIEGDDRVIVSNGIPNHKTGPFPNPGNPNRISVQRHEYRVPAKPKIADQISPMHGEFGVAVNGIPFDPGAGEFYDGEPGWQYEPLSGAIDLGIDVSHAHVQPTGKYHYHGLPTGLIDSIEVKAGSHSPIVGWAADGFPIYAVYGYSDPKNADSPIQKLVSSYQLKQGDRPGGNAPGGKYDGTFVRDYEYVKGSGDLDQCNGRFTITPEYPDGTYTYFMTEQWPVVPRNYRGTPSADFRHGPGSGGPGIGGPGFGDPMAGGPGGHGPGMGEHRGGPGRPGQMRPDVMHGGGMHPGGGPPRPGEIIPGFVMQSLNLTAQQEQQLRDLQATVDKELSNILTAEQQQRLQAPPPFGPGSGPGPGFGQRPGGGPSEDRRRSGRPQ; translated from the coding sequence GTGAAAAAGTCTCTGTGCTTCGCTGTGCCAGTTGTGCTTGGCTCGTTTGCGTATTTGGTCGCCCAGCAACCGCCGCCGCCTCGCATGCATCATGTCGAACAGAAAGGCACGCTTCGGCCGTTGCCGGCGACGGAATTGCCATCCGAACCGAGTCAGGTCACGATCACGATCGAAGGTGACGACCGGGTGATCGTTTCGAATGGAATTCCGAATCATAAGACGGGGCCGTTTCCTAATCCGGGAAACCCGAATCGGATCAGTGTCCAGCGACATGAGTATCGTGTTCCGGCCAAGCCCAAAATTGCTGACCAGATCTCACCAATGCATGGCGAGTTCGGTGTCGCGGTCAACGGCATTCCGTTCGATCCTGGCGCGGGCGAGTTCTATGATGGCGAGCCTGGTTGGCAATACGAACCGCTGTCGGGTGCGATTGATCTTGGCATCGATGTCTCGCACGCTCACGTTCAACCGACCGGCAAATATCACTACCACGGGCTGCCGACTGGACTGATCGATTCGATCGAAGTCAAAGCCGGTTCGCATTCGCCGATCGTCGGTTGGGCGGCGGACGGGTTTCCGATTTACGCCGTCTATGGATACAGCGATCCGAAGAACGCGGATTCGCCAATTCAAAAACTCGTCTCAAGCTACCAGCTCAAGCAAGGTGATCGTCCGGGCGGTAACGCTCCGGGCGGCAAGTACGACGGCACGTTCGTTCGCGATTACGAGTACGTCAAAGGTTCGGGAGACTTGGACCAGTGCAATGGTCGCTTCACGATCACGCCAGAGTATCCCGATGGAACTTACACTTACTTCATGACGGAACAGTGGCCGGTCGTCCCGCGGAATTATCGTGGCACGCCTTCGGCAGACTTTCGTCATGGTCCTGGTTCTGGTGGCCCAGGTATTGGTGGCCCTGGTTTCGGCGATCCGATGGCGGGTGGGCCAGGCGGTCATGGTCCGGGAATGGGTGAACACCGCGGTGGCCCGGGGCGTCCCGGTCAGATGCGTCCTGACGTAATGCATGGTGGCGGAATGCATCCTGGTGGTGGCCCGCCTCGGCCAGGCGAAATCATTCCTGGTTTTGTGATGCAGTCACTGAACCTAACCGCCCAGCAGGAACAGCAACTCCGTGATCTGCAAGCGACCGTTGATAAAGAACTCAGCAACATACTGACCGCCGAACAGCAACAACGGTTGCAAGCCCCGCCTCCGTTCGGTCCCGGTTCTGGTCCGGGCCCTGGATTTGGGCAACGCCCAGGCGGCGGCCCATCCGAAGACCGTCGCCGCAGTGGACGACCCCAATGA
- the deoC gene encoding deoxyribose-phosphate aldolase, which translates to MADYTYQDVAKMIDHSLLNPTLSVADLEAGIELAIAYDVASVCIMPYHMKRCTEMLAGSTVKPSTTIGFPHGGNTTAIKRAEAEQAVADGCQELDMVVNISKVLSSDWDYVQADIAAVIEVAHAAGRKVKVIFENCYLNDDQKIKLCEICTALGAEWVKTSTGYGTGGATHDDLKLMRKHAGDDVQVKAAGGVRDLDALLAVREIGVTRCGASRTAEMLGEARKRLGLPAIDVTATNSSGY; encoded by the coding sequence ATGGCCGACTATACGTACCAAGACGTCGCCAAGATGATCGACCATTCATTGCTCAACCCCACGCTTTCGGTCGCCGACCTCGAAGCCGGCATCGAACTGGCGATCGCTTACGACGTCGCCAGCGTTTGCATCATGCCTTACCACATGAAGCGGTGTACCGAGATGCTGGCCGGGTCGACTGTCAAGCCATCGACGACGATCGGGTTTCCTCACGGCGGAAACACCACTGCGATCAAGCGTGCCGAAGCCGAACAGGCGGTTGCCGATGGATGTCAAGAATTGGACATGGTCGTCAATATCTCGAAAGTTTTGTCGAGTGACTGGGACTACGTTCAGGCCGACATCGCCGCCGTTATTGAAGTCGCTCACGCGGCCGGCCGGAAGGTCAAGGTGATCTTCGAAAACTGTTATTTGAACGACGACCAGAAAATCAAGCTGTGCGAAATATGCACCGCTCTAGGTGCCGAATGGGTGAAAACGTCAACGGGATACGGGACCGGTGGCGCGACGCACGATGACCTGAAGCTGATGCGAAAGCATGCTGGCGACGATGTGCAAGTCAAAGCGGCGGGCGGCGTCCGTGACTTGGATGCGCTGCTGGCTGTTCGCGAGATTGGTGTAACTCGGTGCGGAGCCAGCCGTACGGCTGAAATGCTAGGCGAAGCTCGCAAGCGTCTGGGTCTGCCTGCAATCGACGTTACCGCAACCAACAGCAGCGGCTATTGA
- a CDS encoding DUF1559 family PulG-like putative transporter encodes MSRPKSGFTLVELLVVISIIGILMGLLIPAVNAARETARRNQCATNMKNLALAGVQYENTKGEFPGYVMDYGLYAGGSSAVDPSDPSNAGVPRHKKIGTWAVAFLPWLDAQPTYEHWTTDRYPVIVADPTSPPESGSTTGASGAGFHTLAAPNLAIMQCPSNPVSGGDFGKNSFVYNNGMNHTIGSGMSASTVGGVTFASSQDRANGVGNSKYNVTAIASNGTGTHGSEGPNVRLDDFKDGQGFTMLFAENVQALPWHRAGLIAGTTLHTADAAHTDIVFSGTTALTARFVHGMVWHYEDADSADSGMSTLWNKNGTAAAVVPAAVNTLHRINGGGTTVSDDIFNKVMTTADDARDLARPSSAHVDGVNAAFADGATRFVTDSVDYRVYQALMTLRGKSSNVPWPEFVLTDELGD; translated from the coding sequence ATGAGTCGCCCTAAATCCGGTTTTACCCTCGTTGAATTGCTGGTGGTGATTTCAATCATCGGCATTCTGATGGGACTTTTGATTCCCGCCGTTAACGCGGCGCGGGAAACGGCTCGCCGTAACCAGTGCGCTACAAACATGAAGAATCTGGCGCTGGCCGGTGTTCAGTACGAAAACACAAAGGGTGAATTCCCCGGCTATGTGATGGACTACGGTCTGTACGCAGGTGGCTCGAGCGCGGTGGACCCATCAGATCCATCCAACGCGGGTGTTCCGCGCCACAAGAAAATTGGTACTTGGGCAGTTGCTTTCTTGCCATGGCTTGATGCCCAGCCGACTTACGAGCACTGGACCACGGACCGTTACCCAGTTATCGTTGCTGACCCTACCAGCCCGCCCGAATCCGGCTCAACCACTGGTGCGTCGGGGGCCGGTTTCCATACACTTGCAGCGCCGAACTTGGCGATCATGCAGTGTCCGAGCAATCCCGTGTCCGGCGGTGATTTTGGAAAAAACAGTTTTGTATACAATAATGGGATGAACCATACGATAGGATCCGGCATGAGTGCCAGCACGGTCGGGGGCGTGACGTTCGCTTCTTCGCAAGATCGCGCCAACGGCGTTGGTAACTCGAAGTACAACGTGACGGCGATTGCGTCCAACGGAACTGGAACCCACGGGTCGGAAGGTCCAAACGTCCGTTTGGATGATTTCAAGGACGGGCAAGGCTTTACGATGTTGTTCGCTGAGAATGTTCAAGCGCTGCCATGGCACCGCGCTGGTCTGATCGCCGGCACGACGTTGCACACGGCCGATGCCGCTCACACGGACATCGTATTCAGTGGAACGACCGCGCTAACCGCTCGATTCGTTCATGGAATGGTGTGGCATTACGAAGACGCTGATTCCGCTGATTCCGGTATGTCAACGCTTTGGAACAAGAATGGCACCGCCGCCGCCGTAGTTCCTGCGGCGGTCAATACCCTTCACCGCATCAACGGTGGTGGGACGACGGTTTCGGATGACATTTTCAATAAGGTGATGACAACGGCTGATGATGCTCGAGATTTGGCTCGTCCTTCGTCGGCTCACGTTGACGGAGTCAACGCAGCGTTCGCCGATGGTGCGACGCGGTTTGTGACTGACAGCGTGGATTATCGTGTTTACCAAGCTTTGATGACGCTTCGTGGCAAGAGCAGCAATGTGCCTTGGCCTGAATTTGTCTTGACCGACGAACTGGGTGACTGA